Proteins encoded within one genomic window of Pseudocalidococcus azoricus BACA0444:
- a CDS encoding potassium channel family protein, whose product MFRPRWQFLLVAIAGLGLVGLVGLLLWTEGATSQDQAWELLENVIITLLGEYPDRPKTLTGQVLQLLLFIFGTFVFGAVIGRVSSFFVMRSLRRKTIMKQFQDHIIICNWNLKAVAILQQLIEANKQHQREIVIISTADVKLPEDLQARSDIHLIQADPTHHATLAKYGATQAKSVILLADQDSASPDAKNALIALAIKHLEETPGREQNIHVVAELVNLDRQRHLKEAGVDEIISAREYSSGIIAQSALFTNMSVVYQQLLTYSEDTNEFYFIDPDRYPSQLIGKTFEELSQWISQYSRKHPENPVLLLGVKQANGEILLNPRHSSFQHLEAQDSLIVMAFKNVTRLS is encoded by the coding sequence ATGTTTCGTCCTCGCTGGCAATTTCTGTTAGTCGCAATCGCGGGCTTGGGCCTGGTTGGCCTGGTGGGATTATTGCTGTGGACAGAGGGGGCAACTTCACAAGACCAGGCCTGGGAACTCCTAGAAAATGTCATTATCACGCTTTTGGGAGAATATCCAGATCGACCGAAGACCCTAACTGGGCAGGTTTTGCAATTGCTCTTATTTATCTTTGGGACGTTTGTTTTTGGGGCAGTGATTGGTCGGGTTTCATCGTTTTTTGTGATGCGCTCGTTGCGGAGGAAAACAATAATGAAGCAATTTCAGGATCATATTATTATCTGTAATTGGAATCTCAAGGCGGTGGCCATTCTGCAGCAACTGATTGAAGCCAATAAACAACATCAGCGGGAGATTGTGATTATTTCCACGGCAGATGTGAAACTCCCCGAAGATCTACAAGCTCGCTCAGATATTCACCTCATCCAGGCCGACCCGACTCACCACGCCACCTTAGCTAAATATGGGGCTACCCAGGCCAAGTCGGTGATTCTCTTAGCCGATCAAGACAGTGCCAGCCCCGATGCGAAAAATGCCTTGATTGCCCTGGCGATTAAACATTTAGAAGAAACCCCAGGCCGGGAGCAAAATATCCATGTAGTTGCCGAGTTAGTCAATTTAGATCGACAGCGACATCTCAAAGAAGCAGGGGTTGATGAAATTATTTCGGCTCGGGAATACAGTTCGGGAATTATTGCCCAAAGTGCCTTATTTACGAATATGTCTGTGGTTTATCAACAGTTATTAACCTATTCCGAGGACACAAACGAATTTTACTTTATTGATCCGGATCGCTATCCATCCCAACTGATCGGCAAAACCTTTGAAGAACTCAGTCAATGGATTAGTCAATACAGCCGTAAACATCCTGAAAACCCAGTCTTGCTGTTAGGCGTTAAGCAGGCTAATGGGGAAATCTTGCTTAATCCCCGGCATAGTTCCTTTCAGCATTTAGAAGCCCAAGATTCCCTGATTGTCATGGCCTTTAAAAATGTGACTCGGCTCTCATAG
- a CDS encoding nucleotidyltransferase family protein — MFTTQNHRIQTLVDLSQIPELFQHWKIKELTVFGSILRDDFNPNQSDIDLLVSFTEDAHWILFDWIDMQDDFEQILHRKVDLVSRRGIEDSQNVNRRQSIFNSAQVIYVAP, encoded by the coding sequence ATGTTCACAACTCAAAATCACAGAATACAGACTTTAGTTGATCTGAGTCAGATTCCTGAGTTATTCCAGCATTGGAAAATTAAAGAACTTACAGTCTTTGGCTCTATCCTAAGAGATGATTTTAATCCGAATCAGAGTGATATTGATCTACTTGTTTCTTTTACTGAAGATGCTCACTGGATTCTGTTTGATTGGATTGATATGCAAGATGATTTTGAGCAAATCTTGCACCGTAAAGTTGACCTAGTGAGTCGTAGGGGTATCGAAGACAGTCAAAACGTAAATCGTCGCCAGTCTATCTTCAATTCAGCCCAAGTGATCTATGTTGCCCCGTGA
- a CDS encoding PD-(D/E)XK nuclease domain-containing protein, protein MERKVDNRDCLLIVEKICSRFPKVARQLGSRQRNKKPFEIMDEYDVQYLLHALLLLEFDDIRPEEWTPSYAGGSSRVDFLLKNEKIIIEVKKTRPNLKDKEVGEQLIIDIEGYQTYQDFKKLICFVYDPDHLIKNPSALENDLRKDKDDFMVKVIIAPKL, encoded by the coding sequence TTGGAACGAAAAGTAGATAACAGAGACTGTTTACTTATTGTCGAAAAAATTTGCAGTCGCTTTCCTAAGGTTGCCAGACAACTAGGTTCTCGCCAGCGCAATAAAAAACCTTTTGAAATTATGGATGAGTATGATGTTCAGTATCTACTTCATGCCTTACTTTTATTAGAGTTTGATGATATCAGACCTGAAGAATGGACACCAAGTTACGCTGGCGGTAGTTCACGAGTGGACTTCTTATTAAAGAATGAGAAAATTATCATTGAAGTCAAGAAAACTCGACCTAATTTGAAAGATAAGGAAGTCGGTGAACAACTAATTATTGATATTGAAGGTTACCAAACTTATCAGGATTTCAAGAAACTCATATGCTTTGTTTATGATCCAGATCATTTAATTAAAAATCCCTCTGCGCTTGAAAACGATTTAAGAAAAGACAAAGATGATTTCATGGTCAAGGTAATTATTGCTCCTAAATTATGA
- a CDS encoding methylenetetrahydrofolate reductase → MSITPPSRLQQAIQRGEFLITAEVCPPKGSDPQQMMDNAHLLKHRVHGINITDGSRAVMRMSSLVAAILLKQAGLEPIYQVACRDRNRIALQADLLGAAACGVQNVLALTGDPIQAGDHPQARPVFDLESVRLLQLIGKLNQGLDSNDKPLPDQQTQLFPGAAIDPQSPSWSGLQQRFERKLAAGAQFFQSQLITDFDRLDKFMNQIALGCGKPILAGIFLLKSAKNAQFINRAVPGVHIPDAIINRLAQAPEPLQEGIKIAAEQVQQAQHLCQGVHLMAVRREDLIPQILDLANIPPVA, encoded by the coding sequence ATGTCCATCACTCCCCCATCCCGACTCCAGCAAGCCATTCAACGGGGAGAATTTTTAATTACTGCCGAAGTTTGCCCCCCCAAAGGCAGCGACCCCCAGCAGATGATGGACAATGCCCACCTCCTCAAACACCGAGTTCATGGCATTAATATCACCGATGGTAGCCGGGCTGTGATGCGCATGAGTTCCCTAGTGGCCGCCATATTGTTAAAGCAAGCGGGCTTAGAGCCGATCTATCAAGTGGCCTGCCGGGATCGAAATCGAATTGCCCTCCAGGCCGATCTCTTGGGGGCGGCGGCTTGTGGGGTACAAAACGTGCTGGCCTTAACTGGGGATCCCATTCAAGCAGGCGATCATCCCCAGGCCCGGCCTGTATTTGATCTTGAGTCAGTACGCTTACTACAACTGATTGGCAAACTCAATCAAGGCTTAGATAGCAACGATAAACCCCTACCCGATCAGCAAACCCAACTCTTTCCCGGAGCCGCCATTGATCCCCAGTCTCCTAGTTGGTCTGGCCTGCAACAACGCTTTGAGCGCAAACTAGCCGCCGGGGCCCAGTTTTTCCAGAGCCAGTTGATTACGGATTTTGATCGCCTCGATAAATTTATGAATCAAATTGCCTTAGGTTGCGGGAAACCCATCTTAGCGGGTATTTTTCTACTCAAGTCAGCGAAAAATGCCCAATTTATTAACCGAGCCGTTCCAGGAGTTCATATTCCAGATGCGATTATTAACCGTTTAGCCCAGGCCCCGGAGCCATTGCAAGAAGGAATCAAAATTGCCGCCGAACAAGTCCAACAGGCCCAACACCTATGCCAGGGGGTGCATTTAATGGCTGTGCGCCGGGAAGATCTGATTCCGCAAATTCTTGACCTGGCCAATATTCCCCCCGTAGCCTAA
- the tkt gene encoding transketolase — MPVATTQSLEELCINSIRFLAVDAVEKAKSGHPGLPMGAAPMGFILFDQFMRFNPKNPQWFNRDRFVLSAGHGSMLQYALLYLTGYDSVSIDDIKNFRQWKSRTPGHPENFETAGVEVTTGPLGQGIANAVGLAVAEAHLAATYNKPDCKLVDHYTYVILGDGCNMEGISGEAASIAGHWGLGKLIALYDDNHISIDGSTDVAFTEDVSKRFEAYGWHVLHVENGNTDIAAIAKAIETAKSVTDKPTMIKVTTTIGYGSPNKANTAGVHGAALGGDEVKLMRENLGWEFAPFEVPADALSHMRKAVERGASYEAEWQSTYAQYKAKYPAEAAAFERQISGQLPPNWDSVLPTYTAADKALPTRKHSETCLNKLAPVLPELIGGSADLTHSNLTEIKGYGDFQKGQYQNRNIHFGVREHAMGAICNGIALHGSGLIPYGATFLIFTDYMRAAIRLSALSEAGVIWVMTHDSIGQGEDGPTHQPIETLASLRAIPNLTVIRPADGTEASGAYYVAINQAKEHKPTLLAFSRQNLPNLDATSIEGVTKGAYVVADCDGTPELILIGTGSELNLCTTAAEKLTAAGKKVRVVSMPSFDLFEAQDAAYKESVLPKAVTKRLSVEAGSSFGWHKYVGTEGDTVSIDRFGASAPGGVVMEKFGFSVENVLAKAEALLG; from the coding sequence ATGCCAGTCGCCACTACTCAGTCCCTCGAAGAACTTTGTATTAACTCCATTCGCTTTCTTGCGGTTGATGCCGTGGAAAAGGCCAAGTCTGGTCACCCCGGTTTACCCATGGGAGCCGCGCCAATGGGGTTTATCCTCTTTGACCAATTCATGCGGTTTAACCCGAAAAATCCCCAGTGGTTTAATCGAGATCGGTTTGTTTTGTCCGCCGGCCATGGCAGTATGCTCCAGTATGCCCTGCTCTATTTGACAGGCTATGACAGTGTCTCGATTGACGATATCAAAAACTTTCGGCAGTGGAAATCTCGCACCCCCGGCCACCCCGAAAACTTTGAAACGGCGGGTGTAGAAGTCACCACGGGCCCCCTCGGTCAAGGCATTGCCAATGCGGTTGGGTTAGCCGTTGCCGAAGCCCATTTAGCCGCCACCTATAACAAGCCTGACTGCAAATTAGTTGACCATTACACCTATGTGATTTTGGGTGATGGCTGCAACATGGAAGGGATTTCTGGAGAAGCGGCCTCGATTGCCGGTCACTGGGGCCTGGGTAAACTAATCGCCCTCTATGACGACAACCACATTTCCATTGATGGCTCCACCGATGTGGCCTTTACGGAAGATGTTTCCAAGCGGTTTGAAGCCTACGGTTGGCACGTCCTCCATGTGGAAAACGGCAACACCGATATTGCGGCCATTGCCAAAGCCATCGAAACCGCTAAATCCGTCACCGACAAACCGACCATGATTAAAGTCACGACCACGATTGGTTATGGCTCCCCTAACAAGGCCAATACAGCCGGGGTGCACGGTGCGGCCTTGGGTGGTGATGAAGTCAAGTTAATGCGGGAAAACTTGGGGTGGGAATTTGCCCCCTTTGAAGTTCCGGCTGATGCCTTGTCCCATATGCGCAAAGCCGTTGAACGGGGAGCCAGCTACGAGGCTGAATGGCAATCCACCTATGCCCAATACAAAGCCAAGTATCCAGCAGAAGCGGCGGCCTTTGAGCGGCAAATTTCTGGGCAGTTACCCCCCAATTGGGATAGTGTGCTGCCGACCTACACCGCTGCTGATAAGGCCCTCCCGACCCGGAAGCATTCTGAAACCTGCTTGAATAAACTTGCACCTGTGTTACCGGAATTGATTGGCGGCTCGGCGGACTTGACCCACTCCAACTTGACCGAGATCAAGGGCTATGGGGATTTCCAAAAAGGGCAATACCAAAACCGGAATATCCACTTTGGGGTGCGGGAACACGCCATGGGTGCCATCTGTAACGGGATTGCCTTGCATGGTTCGGGCTTGATTCCCTACGGAGCTACCTTCTTAATCTTCACCGACTATATGCGGGCGGCAATTCGCTTATCTGCGTTGTCTGAGGCCGGTGTGATTTGGGTGATGACCCACGACTCGATTGGCCAAGGGGAAGACGGCCCCACCCACCAACCGATTGAAACTCTAGCGTCTTTACGGGCAATTCCCAACTTAACCGTGATCCGGCCGGCCGATGGTACCGAAGCGTCTGGGGCCTACTATGTGGCGATTAACCAGGCCAAGGAACACAAACCCACCCTTTTAGCTTTCTCCCGGCAAAACTTGCCTAACTTAGATGCAACCTCCATTGAAGGAGTGACCAAAGGGGCCTATGTGGTGGCGGATTGTGATGGCACGCCGGAATTGATTTTGATCGGCACAGGGTCGGAATTGAATCTTTGCACAACGGCAGCTGAGAAATTAACGGCTGCGGGTAAAAAAGTCCGGGTGGTTTCGATGCCCTCCTTTGACTTGTTTGAAGCCCAAGATGCAGCTTATAAAGAGTCTGTCTTGCCGAAAGCCGTGACCAAGCGGTTATCTGTGGAGGCTGGTTCGAGCTTTGGCTGGCATAAATATGTTGGGACGGAAGGCGATACGGTCAGCATTGATCGCTTTGGGGCTTCTGCTCCCGGTGGTGTAGTTAT
- a CDS encoding Uma2 family endonuclease, producing MSIVGELKIENQAWTDEAFMALPQDGHHYEIVNGELVDMGNSEAIHGQIAIILSSALFGAVNDQQLGILFDSSTAFKMKSGNKRSPDISFFAKERLRGMRQLPAGFLEGAPDLAVEILSPGNTVEEMHQKLVEYFDNGSRLVWVVNPNEHFVLTYHSAQEPDRLLKSGDVLDGEDVIRGFSLPVANLFAPLCFE from the coding sequence ATGTCTATCGTTGGTGAATTAAAAATTGAGAACCAGGCCTGGACAGATGAAGCCTTCATGGCCCTGCCTCAAGACGGACATCACTATGAAATCGTCAACGGAGAATTAGTGGACATGGGAAATTCAGAAGCCATACATGGTCAAATTGCCATAATTCTCAGTTCCGCTCTATTTGGTGCAGTCAATGACCAACAACTCGGAATATTATTTGACTCCAGCACAGCCTTCAAGATGAAAAGCGGGAATAAACGCTCACCTGATATTTCTTTCTTTGCCAAGGAACGGTTGCGGGGGATGAGGCAGTTGCCTGCTGGTTTTCTTGAGGGTGCACCAGACCTAGCGGTTGAAATACTGTCTCCTGGCAACACTGTAGAAGAGATGCATCAAAAGTTGGTTGAGTATTTTGACAATGGCTCCCGGCTGGTGTGGGTGGTTAATCCCAACGAACATTTTGTGTTGACCTATCACTCTGCCCAAGAACCAGATCGGCTCCTGAAGTCAGGGGATGTTCTCGATGGCGAGGATGTCATTAGAGGATTTTCCCTGCCCGTTGCGAACCTGTTTGCCCCCCTTTGCTTTGAATAG
- the acnB gene encoding bifunctional aconitate hydratase 2/2-methylisocitrate dehydratase, with protein sequence MENFDVLAVYRQHTAERAELGIPPLPLTAEQTSQACELLKSPPAGEADYLLHLIRDRVPPGVDQAAYVKAGFLTGIAKGEFSSPLISPKYAVELLGTMLGGYNVHSLVELLKSEDIELATTAMTALSKTLLVYDALHDVQELAASGNTLAQKLLQAWADATWFTSRPELPAAITVTVFKVPGETNTDDLSPAPLATTRPDIPLHATVMLESRQPGSLETIAELKKLGHPVAYVGDVVGTGSSRKSATNSVLWHTGDDIPFVPNKRTGGYCLGGKIAPIFFNTMEDSGALPIECDVTQMNTGDVITIYPYQGEIKNTAGEVISTFQLKPDTILDEVRAGGRIPLLIGRTLTDKVRAAMGLEPSPVFTRPGIPATVTHGFTLAQKMVGQACGLPGVLPGTYCEPVMTTVGSQDTTGPMTRDELKELACLGFGADLVMQSFCHTAAYPKPVDITTHKELPDFINSRGGVSLRPGDGIIHSWLNRMLLPDTVGTGGDSHTRFPLGISFPAGSGLVAFAAALGVMPLDMPESVLVRFKGQLQPGVTLRDIVNAIPYVAMQQGKLTVAKENKVNVYSGKIIEMEGLPDLQLEQAFELTDATAERSAAGCTIKLSEETVATYLRSNVALLNNMVARGYGDARTILRRVKKMEEWLANPVLLSADADAVYADVIEVDLDQIKEPIVAAPNDPDNIKLMSECAGDPIHEVFIGSCMTNIGHYRAAAKVLEGEGACKVRLWVAPPTRMDEQQLKEEGYYATFAAAGARLEMPGCSLCMGNQARVADGVTVFSTSTRNFNNRMGKGAQVYLGSAELGAVCALLGRIPTVEEYMNIVTKKIDPLAADLYRYLYFDKVVGFEDEGRLISAEEESKLLASV encoded by the coding sequence GTGGAAAATTTCGATGTTTTGGCAGTTTATCGGCAACATACAGCAGAGCGGGCTGAGTTAGGCATTCCCCCGTTGCCCCTAACTGCGGAACAAACCTCCCAGGCCTGTGAACTCCTGAAATCTCCCCCGGCCGGTGAAGCGGATTACCTGTTGCATTTAATTCGGGATCGGGTTCCCCCCGGTGTGGATCAAGCCGCCTATGTCAAAGCTGGGTTCTTAACGGGAATTGCCAAGGGTGAATTTTCCAGCCCGTTAATTAGCCCCAAATACGCCGTTGAACTGCTGGGAACCATGCTCGGCGGCTATAACGTGCATTCATTGGTGGAGTTACTCAAGTCCGAAGACATTGAATTGGCGACTACGGCCATGACCGCCCTGAGTAAAACCCTGCTGGTTTATGATGCCCTCCACGATGTCCAAGAATTAGCCGCCAGTGGGAATACTTTGGCCCAAAAGCTACTCCAGGCCTGGGCTGATGCCACATGGTTTACAAGTCGGCCAGAGTTACCCGCAGCAATTACGGTCACGGTATTCAAAGTCCCTGGGGAAACTAATACGGATGATCTGTCTCCAGCCCCTCTAGCCACAACTCGCCCCGATATTCCCCTCCACGCCACGGTGATGTTGGAAAGCCGCCAACCCGGAAGTTTGGAAACCATTGCGGAACTGAAGAAACTTGGGCATCCGGTGGCCTATGTCGGGGATGTGGTGGGAACGGGATCCTCGCGGAAATCGGCCACTAACTCTGTCCTTTGGCATACGGGGGATGACATTCCTTTTGTCCCCAATAAACGCACGGGTGGCTACTGCTTAGGCGGAAAAATTGCCCCGATTTTCTTTAACACGATGGAAGATTCGGGGGCGTTACCGATTGAATGCGATGTGACCCAAATGAACACGGGCGATGTGATCACGATTTACCCCTACCAAGGCGAGATTAAGAATACGGCGGGGGAGGTGATTTCCACGTTCCAACTCAAACCTGACACGATTCTCGATGAAGTCCGGGCCGGGGGACGGATTCCCTTGCTGATTGGGCGGACTCTGACGGATAAAGTGCGGGCGGCGATGGGGTTAGAACCAAGTCCTGTCTTTACCCGGCCTGGGATTCCGGCAACAGTGACGCACGGGTTTACCTTGGCTCAAAAAATGGTCGGCCAGGCCTGTGGATTGCCAGGAGTATTACCTGGAACCTATTGCGAACCCGTAATGACAACTGTTGGCTCTCAAGATACAACCGGGCCGATGACGCGGGATGAACTGAAGGAGTTAGCCTGTTTGGGGTTTGGGGCTGATTTGGTGATGCAGAGTTTTTGCCATACCGCCGCCTATCCCAAGCCGGTGGACATTACGACCCATAAAGAACTCCCAGATTTTATTAACTCCCGTGGGGGTGTATCGCTCCGGCCTGGGGATGGGATTATTCACTCGTGGTTAAACCGGATGTTGTTGCCGGATACAGTCGGGACGGGTGGCGACTCCCATACGCGGTTTCCTTTGGGGATTTCGTTTCCAGCCGGGTCGGGATTAGTAGCCTTTGCGGCGGCCTTGGGGGTAATGCCCTTGGATATGCCGGAGTCGGTGTTGGTGCGGTTTAAGGGGCAATTACAGCCAGGCGTGACGTTGCGGGATATTGTCAATGCGATTCCCTATGTGGCGATGCAGCAGGGCAAGTTGACGGTGGCTAAGGAAAACAAAGTTAATGTCTATTCCGGCAAAATCATTGAAATGGAAGGCCTCCCGGATTTGCAGTTGGAACAGGCTTTTGAGTTAACCGATGCTACTGCCGAGCGTTCTGCGGCCGGATGCACAATCAAACTGAGTGAAGAAACCGTTGCCACCTATTTACGCTCCAATGTGGCCCTCTTGAACAACATGGTGGCGCGGGGGTATGGCGATGCTCGGACGATTCTGCGGCGGGTGAAGAAAATGGAAGAGTGGCTGGCGAATCCTGTGTTGCTGTCTGCGGATGCCGATGCGGTCTATGCCGATGTGATTGAGGTGGATTTAGACCAAATCAAAGAACCGATCGTGGCGGCTCCCAATGACCCAGACAATATCAAGCTGATGTCGGAATGTGCAGGTGATCCCATCCATGAGGTGTTTATTGGCTCCTGCATGACAAATATTGGTCACTATCGGGCGGCAGCTAAGGTTTTGGAAGGGGAAGGGGCCTGTAAAGTCCGGTTATGGGTGGCTCCCCCAACGCGGATGGATGAGCAACAACTCAAAGAAGAAGGTTACTATGCCACGTTTGCAGCGGCAGGGGCGCGGTTAGAAATGCCGGGATGTTCGCTCTGTATGGGAAATCAGGCCAGGGTGGCAGATGGGGTAACGGTCTTTTCCACTTCAACCCGGAACTTTAACAATCGCATGGGCAAAGGCGCACAGGTTTATCTGGGTTCAGCAGAGTTAGGGGCGGTGTGTGCCTTGTTGGGGCGGATTCCCACGGTGGAGGAGTACATGAACATTGTCACGAAGAAAATTGACCCGTTAGCGGCTGATCTTTATCGCTATTTATACTTTGACAAGGTGGTGGGTTTTGAAGATGAAGGGCGGTTAATTTCGGCTGAGGAGGAGTCTAAGTTATTGGCTTCTGTTTAA
- a CDS encoding S-methyl-5'-thioadenosine phosphorylase, with translation MADVSIGIIGGSGLYKMAALQNVEEVTIDTPFGPTSDALIVGTLDGAKVAFLARHGRNHHLLPTEVPYRANIYALKAIGVKYIISASAVGSLQEEVKPLDMVLPDQFIDRTRSRVSTFFGDGIVAHIGFADPICPALAQVLGDAISELNLPEVTLHRGGTYVCMEGPAFSTLSESNLYRSWGGTVIGMTNLPEAKLAREAEIAYATLALATDYDCWHPEHDSVTVEMIIGNLHRNAANAQSVIQATVAKLTANPPVSKAHKALRHAILTPLDQVPAATKEKLGILLKPYL, from the coding sequence ATGGCAGATGTATCCATTGGGATTATTGGTGGCAGTGGCTTATACAAAATGGCAGCCCTCCAAAATGTGGAAGAAGTGACAATTGATACTCCCTTTGGCCCTACCTCTGATGCCTTGATTGTCGGAACGCTTGATGGTGCCAAAGTTGCCTTTTTAGCCCGTCATGGCCGCAATCACCATTTACTCCCCACGGAAGTTCCCTATCGGGCCAATATCTATGCCTTAAAAGCCATCGGGGTGAAATACATCATTTCCGCTTCGGCGGTGGGTTCACTCCAAGAAGAGGTTAAACCTCTGGATATGGTCTTACCGGATCAGTTCATTGACCGCACCCGCAGCCGGGTTTCCACCTTTTTTGGGGATGGGATTGTGGCCCATATTGGCTTTGCAGATCCGATTTGCCCGGCATTAGCCCAGGTGTTAGGAGATGCGATTAGCGAACTGAATTTACCAGAAGTAACGTTGCATCGGGGCGGAACCTATGTCTGTATGGAAGGGCCGGCCTTTTCCACATTGTCTGAATCTAATCTCTATCGGAGTTGGGGCGGAACCGTAATTGGGATGACGAATTTACCCGAGGCTAAACTGGCCCGAGAAGCCGAAATTGCCTACGCCACCCTAGCCTTAGCCACGGATTATGACTGTTGGCATCCTGAACATGACAGCGTGACGGTGGAAATGATCATTGGCAATTTGCATCGGAATGCCGCCAATGCCCAGAGCGTCATCCAGGCCACAGTTGCCAAATTAACCGCCAATCCCCCGGTATCCAAAGCCCATAAAGCCCTGCGCCATGCCATTCTCACCCCGTTGGATCAAGTTCCGGCGGCGACTAAAGAGAAATTGGGTATTCTTCTCAAGCCCTATCTTTAA
- a CDS encoding MFS transporter: MVSRPMTKPLTVGEKLAFGAGDLGTAITANILVFFLLIFFTNVAGMNAGLAGSVLMIGKIWDAINDPIIGVLSDRTKNARWGRRHSWMFWGAIPFGLTFFLQWIIPTDNQWVLFAYYVLVGILFNTCYTAVNLPYTAMTPEMTQDYNERTSLNSFRFTFSIGGSIGSLLLAQVIFQQVKDPVNQYLIIGLVTAIISVLPLYWCIFGTRNRIKAAEAIHLAAPVQAQIPYRQQLKLVFSNRPFVYVMGIYLCSWLAVQITASMIAFFVIDWMKLPAAAATQVALAVQGTALVMLFAWSWFSKRYGKKAVYFFGMVIWMIAQAGLFFLQPHQVGLMYGMAILAGVGVSTAYLIPWSMIPDVVDLDELNTGQRREGIFYGFMVLLQKMGLAFGLFIVGQGLNFAGFISSGPGDTPPIQPDSALLAIRLAIGPVPTVFLALGIVLAYLYPITQEYHTQILLQLQSRHQANAEEG; encoded by the coding sequence ATGGTGAGTCGTCCCATGACAAAGCCCTTAACAGTTGGAGAAAAGCTGGCTTTTGGGGCCGGGGACTTAGGCACAGCCATTACGGCCAACATTCTTGTCTTTTTTCTGCTGATCTTTTTTACCAATGTGGCGGGGATGAATGCCGGCCTGGCAGGTAGTGTCCTGATGATTGGCAAAATTTGGGATGCAATTAACGATCCAATTATTGGGGTCTTAAGTGACCGCACCAAAAATGCCCGTTGGGGTCGCCGTCATTCCTGGATGTTTTGGGGGGCCATTCCCTTTGGCTTGACCTTCTTTCTGCAATGGATCATTCCCACCGATAACCAATGGGTACTATTTGCCTATTACGTCTTGGTTGGGATTTTGTTTAATACCTGTTATACCGCTGTGAACTTACCCTACACGGCGATGACCCCAGAGATGACCCAAGACTATAACGAGCGCACTAGCCTAAATAGTTTTCGGTTTACGTTTTCCATTGGTGGCAGTATTGGCTCACTGCTTTTAGCCCAGGTCATTTTTCAGCAGGTGAAAGACCCCGTTAACCAATATCTGATCATTGGCCTGGTCACGGCGATTATTTCGGTGTTGCCTTTGTATTGGTGTATTTTCGGCACCCGCAACCGGATTAAAGCTGCTGAAGCCATTCATTTAGCTGCCCCTGTCCAAGCGCAAATTCCCTATCGGCAACAACTCAAGCTGGTGTTTAGCAATCGGCCTTTTGTCTATGTGATGGGGATTTATTTGTGTTCTTGGTTGGCAGTGCAAATTACGGCTTCGATGATTGCGTTTTTTGTCATTGATTGGATGAAACTGCCTGCGGCGGCGGCAACTCAGGTGGCTTTGGCAGTGCAGGGAACAGCGTTGGTGATGTTATTTGCCTGGAGTTGGTTTAGTAAACGCTATGGCAAAAAGGCGGTCTATTTCTTTGGGATGGTGATTTGGATGATTGCCCAGGCCGGGTTATTTTTCTTGCAGCCCCATCAAGTCGGGTTAATGTATGGGATGGCAATTTTGGCGGGGGTTGGGGTTTCCACGGCCTATTTAATTCCTTGGTCTATGATTCCCGATGTGGTGGATTTGGATGAACTCAATACGGGACAACGGCGGGAAGGGATTTTCTATGGCTTTATGGTGCTGTTGCAAAAAATGGGGCTGGCCTTTGGGTTATTTATTGTTGGGCAAGGGTTAAATTTTGCCGGATTTATTTCCTCGGGGCCTGGAGACACTCCACCAATTCAACCGGACTCTGCCTTATTAGCCATTCGGTTAGCCATTGGGCCAGTTCCGACTGTGTTTTTAGCCTTGGGGATTGTCTTGGCCTATCTCTATCCCATTACTCAGGAATACCACACCCAAATTCTCCTGCAACTCCAATCACGGCACCAGGCCAACGCGGAAGAGGGCTAA
- a CDS encoding HepT-like ribonuclease domain-containing protein, which produces MLPREFNYLEDMLEAATLAQGFIEGIDWETFEQDLMCQATVMHQFTIIGEATRRISPETQATISKIFWRQIIGMRNRLTYEYDDLDIQVIWDTVQIALPGLVNTLGPNLCLDLILWRGKIGC; this is translated from the coding sequence ATGTTGCCCCGTGAATTCAACTACCTGGAGGATATGTTAGAAGCAGCAACATTAGCCCAAGGCTTTATTGAAGGTATCGACTGGGAAACATTTGAACAAGACTTAATGTGTCAAGCTACGGTCATGCACCAATTTACCATCATCGGAGAAGCGACTCGGCGGATTTCACCAGAAACTCAAGCTACAATATCCAAAATATTCTGGCGACAAATTATTGGAATGCGGAATCGTTTAACCTATGAATATGATGATTTAGATATTCAAGTGATTTGGGATACTGTCCAGATCGCATTACCAGGCCTGGTTAATACCCTAGGCCCTAACCTATGCCTCGACCTAATTTTATGGAGAGGTAAAATTGGATGCTAA